One Tetrapisispora phaffii CBS 4417 chromosome 2, complete genome genomic region harbors:
- the PAB1 gene encoding polyadenylate-binding protein (similar to Saccharomyces cerevisiae PAB1 (YER165W); ancestral locus Anc_8.229), whose amino-acid sequence MSDIADKTVEQLEKLNINETEGAPAASETEGTPAASETEANNSNVDTTSASLYVGELDPSVSEALLYDIFSPIGPVTSIRVCRDAITKTSLGYAYVNFNDHESGRTAIEKLNYSPIKGKPCRIMWSQRDPALRKKGAGNIFIKNLHPDIDNKALHDTFSVFGNILSCKIATDETGKSKGFGFVHFEEDNAAVEAVDAINGMMLNGREVYVAQHVSKKDRESKLEEVKANFTNVYVKNVDVDTPEDEFTALFSKYGPITSIAMEKDSEGKFRGFGFINFENHDDAAKAVEELNDLEFKGQKLYVGRAQKKYERLQELKKQYEASRLEKLAKYQGVNLFVKNLDDSIDDEKLEAEFAPFGSITSAKVMRNEEGKSKNFGFVCFSTPEEATKAITEKNQQIVAGKPLYVAIAQRKDVRRSQLAQQIQARNQLRYQQATAAAAAAAAGMPGQFMQPMFYGVMPPRGVPFNGPNSPMGAVPRQQFRNGPVYGVPPQGAPQGNFPGNDQLYQQKQRQALGEELYKRVSSKTSDEEAAGKITGMILDLPPQEVMPLLENDELFEQHFNEASAAYESFKQEQQEQQQ is encoded by the coding sequence ATGTCTGACATTGCTGATAAAACCGTTGaacaattagaaaaattgaacATCAACGAGACTGAAGGTGCTCCAGCTGCCTCTGAAACCGAAGGTACTCCAGCTGCTTCTGAAACTGAAGCTAACAACAGCAATGTTGATACTACTTCTGCTTCTTTATACGTCGGTGAATTAGATCCATCTGTTTCCGAAGCTTTACTGTACGATATCTTCTCCCCAATTGGTCCAGTCACTTCCATTCGTGTTTGTCGTGATGCTATCACCAAGACTTCCTTAGGTTATGCTTACGTTAATTTCAACGACCATGAATCTGGTAGAACTgccattgaaaaattaaattattctCCAATCAAGGGTAAGCCATGCAGAATCATGTGGTCTCAACGTGACCCAGCTTTAAGAAAGAAAGGTGCTggtaatattttcattaagaATTTACATCCAGATATCGACAATAAAGCTTTACACGATACTTTCTCCGTTTTCGGTAACATTTTATCTTGTAAAATTGCTACTGATGAAACTGGTAAGTCTAAAGGTTTTGGTTTTGTTCATTTCGAAGAAGATAATGCTGCTGTTGAAGCCGTTGACGCTATTAACGGTATGATGTTGAATGGTCGTGAAGTTTATGTCGCCCAACACGTCTCCAAGAAAGACAGAGAATctaaattagaagaagtTAAGGCTAACTTCACTAACGTTTACGTTAAGAATGTCGACGTCGATACTCCAGAAGATGAATTCACAGCTTTATTCTCCAAGTACGGTCCAATTACTTCTATTGCTATGGAAAAAGATTCTGAAGGTAAATTCAGAGGTTTCggtttcattaattttgaaaaccaCGATGATGCTGCTAAGGCTGTCGAGGAATTAAATGACTTAGAGTTCAAAGGtcaaaaattatatgtCGGTCGTGCTCAAAAGAAATACGAACGTCTACAAgaattaaagaaacaatACGAAGCTTCTAGATTAGAAAAATTGGCTAAATACCAAGGTGTGAACTTATTCGTCAAGAATTTAGATGATTCtattgatgatgaaaaattggaaGCCGAATTTGCTCCTTTCGGTTCTATTACTTCCGCTAAGGTTATGAGAAACGAAGAAGGTAAGTCTAAGAACTTTGGTTTCGTCTGTTTCTCTACCCCAGAAGAAGCTACTAAGGCTATTACCGAAAAGAACCAACAAATTGTTGCTGGTAAACCATTATATGTTGCTATTGCTCAAAGAAAGGACGTCAGACGCTCTCAGTTAGCCCAACAAATTCAAGCTAGAAACCAATTGAGATACCAACAAGCCACTGCTGCTGCCGCTGCCGCCGCTGCCGGTATGCCAGGTCAATTCATGCAACCAATGTTCTACGGTGTTATGCCACCAAGAGGTGTTCCATTCAACGGTCCAAACTCTCCAATGGGTGCTGTTCCACGTCAACAATTCAGAAATGGTCCAGTTTACGGTGTCCCACCACAAGGTGCCCCACAAGGTAACTTCCCAGGTAACGACCAATTATACcaacaaaaacaaagaCAAGCTTTAGGTGAAGAGTTATACAAGAGAGTCTCCTCCAAGACCTCTGATGAAGAAGCTGCCGGTAAGATTACTGGTATGATTTTAGATTTACCACCACAAGAAGTCATGccattattagaaaatgatgaattatttgaacaACATTTCAATGAAGCATCTGCTGCTTATGAATCTTTTAAGCAAGAACAAcaagaacaacaacaataa
- the UBC13 gene encoding E2 ubiquitin-conjugating protein UBC13 (similar to Saccharomyces cerevisiae UBC13 (YDR092W); ancestral locus Anc_8.230) has protein sequence MASLPKRIIKETERLVSDPVPGITAEPHDDNLRYFSVTIEGPEGSPYEHGIFDLELFLPDDYPMESPKVRFLTKIYHPNIDRLGRICLDVLKTNWSPALQIRTVLLSIQALLASPNPNDPLANDVAEDWIKNETGAIATAKEWTQKYAQAKE, from the coding sequence atggCATCGTTACCAAAAAGAATCATTAAAGAGACAGAGAGGTTAGTTAGTGACCCAGTACCTGGTATTACTGCTGAACCTCATGATGACAATTTGCGTTATTTTTCAGTGACAATCGAGGGTCCAGAAGGGTCTCCATACGAACATGgtatatttgatttagaGTTGTTTTTACCTGATGATTATCCTATGGAAAGTCCTAAAGTTCGTTTCCTAACCAAAATCTACCATCCAAATATTGATAGATTGGGTCGTATATGTTTAGACGTGCTAAAAACTAATTGGTCACCTGCATTACAAATCAGAACTGTATTATTGTCCATACAGGCACTGCTAGCAAGTCCAAATCCTAATGATCCATTAGCAAACGACGTCGCTGAAGATTGGATAAAGAATGAGACTGGTGCGATTGCAACAGCTAAAGAGTGGACCCAAAAATATGCACAAGCAAAGGAATAA
- the DNF1 gene encoding aminophospholipid-translocating P4-type ATPase DNF1 (similar to Saccharomyces cerevisiae DNF2 (YDR093W) and DNF1 (YER166W); ancestral locus Anc_8.231) produces MPSGNPFEDQIDNNNNPFETNMENSNGSESHNDTNPKVQFLNTDEFKDVAFDNDNENSLSYDDQNDAHSFEATPHLNKKDNKGAFEPFEDELETHTSLKNDLEDEAEDNELNHNGNRMKRLRWGTHRNKKGRPNVGRAKTLKWAKKNFQNPFEEFIGMEDSLDDAAEKNRADEHRTVYFNMDMPADTLDEDGHPIVDYVRNKIRTTKYTPITFFPKNILFQFQNFANVYFLVLIILGAFQIFGVTNPGFASVPLIVIVCITAFKDAIEDSRRTVLDLEVNNTRTYILSGVPNNNVSVDNISLWRKFKKANSRLLFKFIDYCKESFTEEGKKKKAQRQRNKLHVQRTREASGNPRNSLDSMESYRGSAEYGRPSLDYDVDEPYDMYANNGTVIDKSLPPREDCKFSKDYWKNVNVGDIVRIHNDDEIPADIILLSTSDHDGGCYVETKNLDGETNLKVRNALKCSIPVRSSRDIGRSKFWIESEGPHANLYTYQGNLKYVDPATGDMSNEPININNLLLRGCTLRNTKWAMGIVIFTGNDTKIMLNAGVTPTKKSRIARELNFSVVINFLLLFVLCFVSGIINGVYYNKSGTSRNYFEYGTIGGSPATNGFVSFWVAVILYQSLVPISLYISVEIIKTAQAAFIYGDVLLYNAKLDYPCTPKSWNISDDLGQVEYIFSDKTGTLTQNVMEFKKCTINGVSYGRAYTEALAGLRKRQGINVEEEGRREKAEIAKDKDTMIADLKSISNNSQFYPDEMTFVSKEFVKDLKGENGDYQKKCDEHFMLALSLCHSVLVEPHKNDPDRLDLKAQSPDEAALVGTARDLGFSFVGKTKTGLIVEIQGVQKEFQVLNILEFNSSRKRMSCIIKIPGPTPESEPSALLICKGADSIIYSRLSKDNNQNDETLLEKTALHLEQYATEGLRTLCIAQREISWSEYEKWSKQYDVAASSLNNREEELERISDQIERDLVLLGGTAIEDRLQDGVPDSIALLADAGIKLWVLTGDKVETAINIGFSCNLLNNDMELLVIKSQGEDVSKYGEDPFEIVNSLLSKYLREHFNMSGNELELAEAKLQHDVPHGNFGVVIDGDALKLALSGEDIRRKFLLLCKNCKAVLCCRVSPSQKAAVTKLVKNTLDVMTLAIGDGSNDVAMIQSADVGVGIAGEEGRQAVMCSDYAIGQFRYLTRLVLVHGRWSYKRLAEMIPSFFYKNVIFTLALFFYGIYNNFDGSYLFEYTYLSFYNLAFTSLPVIFMGILDQDVNDTISLLVPELYKVGILRLEWNQRKFIWYMVDGLYQSIICFFFPYLIYHKTMYVSNNGLGLEHRYYVGTMVATIAVIACNLYILIHQYRWDWFTGFFIGLSIIVLYGWTGIWTSSLISNEYFKAASRIYGVPVFWGITFIGVMFCLLPRFTYDVFLKLFYPSDVDIIREMWARGDFNQYPQGYDPTDPNRPNITKNSLVSNEKKIQLNVADDEDPFSDSAMYFGGNNSNRSLATEEIPMSFIDRPDGTPMLIRKDQPNNWTSPKENQDLLFSPNINSDEERVPRRSMGARTSLDQTREQMLTSNQLDTRFSVDRARVSLELPGVTHAEDLMKRQSRET; encoded by the coding sequence ATGCCCTCAGGAAATCCCTTTGAAGATCAAATagacaataataataatccGTTTGAGACCAATATGGAGAATAGCAATGGGAGTGAATCTCACAATGATACAAATCCCAAAGtacaatttttgaatactgatgaatttaaagatgtGGCatttgataatgataacgAAAATAGTTTGAGTTATGATGACCAAAACGATGCCCATTCATTCGAAGCTACTCCtcatttgaataaaaagGACAACAAAGGCGCTTTCGAACCATTCGAAGATGAGTTAGAAACTCATACCagtttgaaaaatgatcTTGAAGATGAAGCTGAAGACAATGAATTAAATCATAATGGTAATAGAATGAAAAGATTACGTTGGGGTACTcatagaaataaaaaaggtAGACCTAACGTAGGAAGAGCAAAGACTTTGAAATGggcaaagaaaaattttcaaaatccttttgaagaatttataGGTATGGAAGATTCGTTAGACGATGCAGCAGAGAAAAATCGAGCAGATGAACATAGAACAGTTTATTTTAACATGGATATGCCAGCTGACACATTAGATGAGGATGGTCATCCAATTGTCGATTATGTTCGTAACAAGATCAGAACTACGAAATATACACCGATTACTTTCTTCCctaagaatattttatttcaatttcaaaattttgcAAATGTTTATTTCTTAGTTCTAATTATTCTTGGTgcatttcaaatttttggTGTTACAAATCCAGGGTTTGCTTCTGTTCCATTGATCGTCATTGTTTGTATTACTGCATTTAAGGATGCTATTGAAGATTCTAGAAGAACTGTTTTAGATTTAGAAGTTAACAATACGAGGACCTACATTTTATCGGGTGtaccaaataataatgtttctGTTGATAATATCTCTCTTTGGAGAAAGTTTAAGAAAGCCAATTCTAGactattatttaaatttattgattacTGTAAAGAAAGCTTTACTGAAGAAggtaaaaagaaaaaagcTCAAAGACAACGTAATAAGTTACATGTACAGAGAACGAGAGAAGCTTCTGGCAACCCAAGGAACTCATTGGATTCAATGGAAAGTTATAGGGGTTCTGCGGAATACGGTCGCCCTTCATTAGACTATGACGTAGATGAACCTTACGATATGTATGCTAATAATGGTACCGTTATCGATAAGTCGCTACCCCCAAGAGAAGATTGCAAGTTTTCTAAGGACTATTGGAAGAATGTAAACGTTGGTGATATTGTACGTATTcataatgatgatgaaattcctgctgatattattttactaTCTACTTCTGATCATGATGGTGGTTGTTACGTTGAAACCAAAAATTTAGATGGTGAAACTAACTTAAAAGTACGTAACGCATTAAAATGTTCCATTCCTGTCAGAAGCTCCCGTGATATTGGTAGGTCTAAATTTTGGATTGAAAGTGAAGGTCCTCATGCTAATCTTTATACCTATCAAGGtaatttgaaatatgtCGATCCAGCTACCGGAGATATGAGCAATGAAccaattaatattaataatttattacttCGTGGTTGTACACTTAGAAACACAAAATGGGCGATGGGTATTGTTATCTTCACTGGTAATGATACAAAAATTATGTTAAATGCTGGTGTGACGCCTACCAAAAAATCTAGAATTGCGAGAGAATTAAACTTTTCTGTTGTTATCAATTTCTTATTACTATTCGTTTTATGTTTTGTCTCTGGTATTATTAATGGtgtttattataataaatcagGGACCTCAAGGAACTATTTTGAATATGGTACAATCGGTGGTTCCCCTGCTACTAATGGTTTTGTTTCATTTTGGGTTGCCGTTATTTTATACCAATCCCTTGTTCCAATTTCGTTGTATATTTCTGTTGAAATTATAAAGACTGCCCAAGCTGCTTTTATATATGGTGATGTTTTACTGTATAATGCAAAATTGGATTATCCTTGTACTCCAAAATCTTGGAATATCTCTGATGATCTTGGGCAGGTTGAATACATATTTTCTGATAAAACAGGTACTTTAACCCAAAATGTAATggaattcaaaaaatgtaCAATCAATGGTGTCTCATATGGCCGTGCATACACTGAAGCATTGGCTGGTCTAAGAAAACGTCAAGGTATCAACGTCGAAGAAGAAGGTAGAAGAGAAAAAGCAGAAATTGCTAAAGATAAAGACACCATGATTGCtgatttaaaatcaatttctaataattctCAGTTTTATCCTGATGAAATGACATTTGTTTCTAAAGAATTTGTAAAGGATTTAAAGGGTGAAAATGGtgattatcaaaaaaaatgtgATGAACATTTTATGTTGGCTTTATCTTTATGTCATTCTGTGTTAGTGGAACCTCATAAAAATGATCCTGATAGGTTAGATTTGAAAGCACAATCACCGGATGAAGCTGCTTTAGTTGGTACTGCAAGAGATTTAGGTTTTAGTTTTGTTGGTAAGACTAAGACAGGTTTAATTGTTGAAATTCAAGGTGTTCAGAAGGAATTCCAAGTGTTGAATATATTGGaattcaattcatctaGAAAGAGAATGAgttgtattattaaaattccTGGTCCAACTCCAGAGTCTGAACCAAGCGctttattaatttgtaAAGGTGCTGATTCCATTATTTATTCCAGATTAAGCAAAGATAACAACCAAAATGATGAaacattattagaaaaGACCGCATTACATCTTGAGCAATATGCAACAGAAGGTCTGAGAACCCTATGTATAGCTCAAAGAGAAATTTCCTGGTCCGAATATGAAAAATGGAGTAAACAATATGATGTAGCTGCTTCCTCATTAAACAACAGGGAAGAAGAACTAGAAAGAATTTCTGATCAAATTGAACGTGATTTAGTTTTATTGGGAGGTACTGCAATTGAAGATCGTTTACAAGATGGTGTGCCCGATTCTATTGCTTTATTAGCTGATGCAGGTATCAAATTGTGGGTATTAACCGGTGATAAAGTTGAAACTGCCATTAATATTGGTTTTTCATGTAATTTActaaataatgatatgGAATTACTGGTTATCAAATCTCAAGGTGAAGATGTATCAAAATATGGTGAAGATCCTTTTGAAATAGTAAATAGTTTACTTTCCAAGTACTTGAGAGAGCATTTCAACATGAGCGGTAATGAATTGGAATTGGCAGAAGCTAAACTGCAACATGATGTGCCTCATGGAAACTTTGGTGTTGTCATTGATGGTGATGCTTTAAAGTTGGCTTTAAGCGGTGAAGATATCAGACGTaagtttttattattatgtaaAAACTGTAAAGCGGTCTTATGTTGTAGAGTTTCTCCTTCCCAAAAAGCTGCTGTTACAAAATTAGTCAAAAATACTTTGGATGTCATGACCCTAGCAATTGGTGATGGTTCCAACGATGTAGCAATGATCCAATCTGCTGATGTCGGTGTTGGTATTGCAGGTGAAGAAGGTCGTCAAGCTGTAATGTGTTCCGATTATGCTATTGGTCAATTTAGATATTTAACTAGATTGGTTCTGGTTCATGGTAGATGGTCATACAAAAGATTAGCAGAGATGATTCCATCATTCTTTTACAAGaatgttatttttactCTAGCTTTATTCTTCTATGGTATTTACAATAACTTTGATGGTTCTTATCTGTTTGAATATACATATCTTTCCTTCTATAACTTGGCATTTACTTCGCTGCCTGTTATTTTCATGGGTATTTTAGATCAAGATGTCAATGATACCATCTCTTTATTGGTTCCAGAATTATACAAAGTAGGTATTTTAAGATTAGAATGGAACCAAAGGAAATTTATTTGGTATATGGTAGATGGTCTATATCAGTCtattatttgtttctttttcccATATTTAATCTATCATAAGACAATGTATGTTTCTAATAATGGTTTAGGTTTAGAGCATCGTTATTATGTCGGTACCATGGTCGCAACCATTGCTGTTATTGCATGTAATCTGTACATTTTGATTCATCAATATAGATGGGATTGGTTTACAGGGTTCTTTATTGGTCTATCTATAATCGTATTATACGGCTGGACTGGTATCTGGACTAGTTCTTTAATCAGtaatgaatatttcaaGGCTGCATCTCGTATTTATGGTGTACCAGTATTTTGGGGTATTACCTTTATTGGTGTTATGTTTTGTTTATTACCGAGGTTTACATATGATGTATTtctgaaattattttaccCATCAGATGTTGACATTATTAGAGAGATGTGGGCACGTGGTGATTTCAACCAATATCCACAAGGATATGACCCAACTGATCCAAACAGACCAAATATAACTAAGAATAGTTTAGTTTCAAAtgagaaaaaaattcaattgaatgtTGCTGACGACGAAGATCCATTCAGTGATTCTGCAATGTATTTTGGTGGTAATAATTCTAATCGCAGTTTAGCGACCGAAGAGATTCCAATGAGTTTTATTGACAGACCTGATGGGACACCCATGTTAATT